One Halovivax ruber XH-70 genomic region harbors:
- a CDS encoding carboxypeptidase M32, whose protein sequence is MATGDERGADAAAAYDELTERYQQYSYLQHAGMVVGWDQQVMMPDGGAPARAKQLGALSTVGHDLLTDDAMGAALDRLEGVETADDGQLDGEPFDDDQRAEVREIRRDYERSASVPSDLITRLSEYRSENQGIWQEAKAEDDYETFAPRLDGLVDLERERSAAIAPDRDPYEVQYEDRQPYLPLERVEEIFEELRGHLVPLIERIRTEGRDIPEVVTGTYDAETQEELCRAALDTVGYDWDRGRLDTAPHPFMSGTQFDARVTTRFDESSPLAGLMAVIHEYGHASYQQGLRQDAYGSPLGSPRSSGVHESQSRFWENHVGRTKPFWELFLPTVKEHFPSLSDLTVDDAYAAVNRIYPENRIRVEADELTYHMHIILRCEIDSALMRGELDVEAVPDVWNRKMEEYLGVVPDTDAEGCLQDIHWSSGLGVFHGYTIGSVLAAQLDAALRDDLDVDGLVREGEFDPIREWMTEHVHRHGKRYRTDELIEEATGEPLTADYFLEYVDEKFTDLYDL, encoded by the coding sequence ATGGCAACAGGTGACGAACGCGGCGCCGACGCCGCCGCAGCCTACGACGAGTTGACCGAACGGTACCAGCAGTATTCCTACCTGCAGCACGCGGGGATGGTAGTCGGCTGGGACCAGCAGGTGATGATGCCAGACGGTGGGGCGCCCGCCCGGGCGAAGCAGCTGGGTGCCCTGTCGACCGTCGGGCACGATCTCCTGACGGACGACGCGATGGGAGCAGCACTCGACCGGCTCGAAGGGGTCGAGACGGCCGACGATGGCCAGCTCGACGGTGAGCCGTTCGACGACGACCAGCGGGCGGAGGTTCGCGAGATCCGTCGCGACTACGAGCGCTCGGCGAGCGTCCCCAGCGACCTGATCACGCGACTGTCCGAATATCGATCCGAAAACCAGGGCATCTGGCAGGAGGCGAAGGCCGAGGACGACTACGAGACGTTCGCACCGCGACTCGACGGCCTCGTCGACCTCGAACGCGAGCGCTCGGCGGCCATCGCCCCCGACCGCGACCCCTACGAGGTGCAGTACGAGGATCGCCAGCCATACCTGCCGCTCGAACGCGTCGAGGAGATCTTCGAGGAGCTTCGGGGGCACCTCGTCCCGCTGATCGAGCGCATCCGGACCGAGGGGCGGGACATCCCCGAGGTCGTGACGGGGACCTACGACGCCGAAACCCAGGAGGAACTCTGTCGCGCCGCACTCGATACCGTGGGCTACGACTGGGATCGTGGCCGGCTCGACACCGCGCCGCACCCCTTCATGTCCGGCACGCAGTTCGACGCCCGCGTCACCACGCGCTTCGACGAGTCGAGCCCCCTCGCGGGCCTGATGGCCGTCATCCACGAGTACGGCCACGCCTCCTACCAGCAGGGGTTGCGCCAGGACGCCTACGGCTCGCCGCTTGGCTCCCCGCGATCGTCCGGCGTCCACGAGTCCCAGTCGCGCTTCTGGGAGAACCACGTCGGGCGGACGAAGCCCTTCTGGGAGCTGTTTCTCCCCACCGTCAAAGAGCACTTCCCGTCGCTCTCGGACCTCACCGTCGACGACGCCTACGCCGCGGTCAATCGCATCTATCCGGAAAACCGCATCCGCGTCGAGGCGGACGAACTCACCTACCACATGCACATCATCCTCCGCTGTGAGATCGACAGCGCGCTGATGCGAGGGGAACTCGACGTCGAAGCCGTCCCCGACGTGTGGAATCGGAAGATGGAGGAGTACCTCGGCGTGGTGCCGGACACCGACGCCGAGGGCTGTCTACAGGACATCCACTGGTCGTCCGGACTCGGCGTCTTCCACGGCTACACGATCGGGAGCGTCCTCGCCGCCCAGCTCGACGCCGCTCTGCGCGACGATCTCGACGTCGACGGCCTCGTCCGCGAGGGCGAGTTCGACCCGATCCGCGAGTGGATGACCGAGCACGTCCACCGCCACGGGAAGCGCTACCGCACCGACGAACTGATCGAGGAGGCCACCGGCGAACCGCTGACCGCCGACTACTTCCTCGAGTACGTCGACGAGAAGTTCACCGACCTGTACGACCTCTGA
- a CDS encoding amino acid permease encodes MMSRTAVTPRIFRAWFAAFSAPSVQSANYANFFDDGIGGILAATGLVFVSYAGVTKVASVAEEVENPGRNIPLGILGSLAFTTILYVVIVAVLVGVTDPGSVAGSLTPVAVAARETLGGVGEIVVVIAAMLALVSTANAGILSSSRYPFAMSRDQLAPPTFSSVSDRFGTPVASITLTGAVLLLLIAVVPLPNIAKLASAFQILVFALINVAVIAFREGESAYEPEFESPLYPWVQVFGAVSGLVLLTQMGRDAFLGAVLIIVGSVAWYAYYARSRVDREGAATDAVRRRVGQEALTETESAVNETPRQVLVSLTKGLDADRERSLVAIAADLVRADDGRVVVTRFEEVPDQAPLTDEVTVQSAADRSFESRMDDLSTDLDVAIEADEIVSHDTKHAVVNVAAERGVDAIVAEHEPLRLRSRLLGDPVDWIVRHAPCNVVLVDNLGYDDPERVGLVGERGPFPPLAVTVAESLADENRGTVSLWQPTDRDGTDQYERTIEDYQTELSELLSVPVRAAPIGADALQSAAPDVVIRRGTDDTLASQVLDDSPTVPHPGCTTISVYPHESHRPRFSRRLLERLTF; translated from the coding sequence ATGATGTCGCGGACCGCCGTCACGCCCCGGATCTTCCGGGCCTGGTTCGCCGCGTTCAGCGCGCCCAGCGTCCAGTCGGCCAATTACGCGAACTTCTTCGACGACGGGATCGGCGGGATTCTGGCGGCGACCGGGCTGGTGTTCGTCTCCTACGCGGGCGTCACGAAGGTCGCAAGCGTCGCCGAGGAGGTCGAGAATCCGGGTCGGAACATCCCGCTCGGCATCCTCGGCTCGCTTGCGTTCACCACGATCCTCTACGTTGTCATCGTGGCGGTCCTGGTCGGCGTGACGGATCCGGGAAGCGTCGCCGGGTCGTTGACGCCGGTGGCCGTCGCGGCGAGGGAGACGCTCGGGGGAGTCGGCGAGATCGTCGTCGTCATCGCGGCCATGCTCGCGCTCGTCTCGACGGCGAACGCGGGCATCCTCTCGTCGTCGCGGTACCCGTTCGCCATGAGCCGCGACCAACTCGCGCCTCCGACGTTCTCGTCAGTGAGCGACCGGTTCGGGACGCCCGTCGCGTCGATCACGCTCACCGGTGCGGTGCTGTTACTACTCATCGCGGTCGTCCCCCTCCCGAACATCGCGAAACTCGCGAGCGCGTTCCAGATCCTCGTCTTCGCGCTGATCAACGTGGCCGTGATCGCGTTCCGCGAGGGCGAGTCGGCCTACGAGCCCGAGTTCGAGTCCCCGCTGTATCCGTGGGTACAGGTCTTCGGCGCCGTCTCGGGACTCGTCCTCCTCACCCAGATGGGGCGGGACGCCTTCCTCGGGGCCGTCCTCATCATCGTGGGGAGCGTCGCCTGGTACGCCTACTACGCCCGATCGCGCGTCGATCGCGAGGGCGCGGCGACGGACGCGGTTCGCCGCCGTGTTGGCCAGGAAGCGCTGACGGAGACCGAATCCGCGGTGAACGAGACGCCGCGGCAAGTCCTCGTCTCGCTTACGAAAGGGCTAGACGCAGATCGGGAACGGTCGCTCGTCGCCATCGCGGCCGACCTCGTTCGCGCGGACGACGGCCGCGTCGTCGTCACGCGATTCGAGGAGGTGCCCGATCAGGCCCCGCTCACCGACGAAGTGACGGTGCAGTCCGCCGCGGACCGCTCGTTCGAGTCACGGATGGACGACCTCTCGACGGACCTGGACGTCGCGATCGAGGCCGACGAGATCGTCAGCCACGATACGAAACACGCGGTCGTCAACGTCGCCGCAGAACGGGGCGTGGACGCGATCGTCGCCGAACACGAGCCGCTGCGACTTCGCTCCCGGCTCCTCGGCGACCCGGTCGACTGGATCGTTCGACACGCGCCGTGTAACGTCGTCCTGGTCGACAACCTCGGCTACGACGATCCGGAACGTGTCGGCCTCGTCGGCGAACGCGGTCCGTTCCCGCCGCTCGCGGTGACCGTCGCCGAGTCGCTCGCCGACGAGAATCGAGGCACCGTCTCGCTCTGGCAACCCACCGATCGCGACGGTACGGACCAGTACGAGCGGACGATCGAGGACTACCAGACGGAACTCTCGGAACTGCTCTCCGTGCCGGTTCGCGCCGCCCCTATCGGCGCCGACGCCCTCCAGTCGGCGGCGCCCGACGTGGTGATCCGTCGCGGCACCGACGACACGCTCGCCTCGCAGGTGTTAGACGACAGTCCGACCGTTCCCCACCCCGGCTGTACGACGATCTCGGTCTACCCGCACGAGTCCCACCGGCCGCGATTTTCGCGTCGACTCCTCGAACGCCTCACGTTCTGA